A portion of the Mycoplasma sp. (ex Biomphalaria glabrata) genome contains these proteins:
- the coaE gene encoding dephospho-CoA kinase (Dephospho-CoA kinase (CoaE) performs the final step in coenzyme A biosynthesis.) has product MIYCVTGRPGSGKTTLLKTIEGRYAAKVHVIYADDIVKNTLYVEHHPCFSQLVSNFGEKVIAKENKDNKTIDRKVLLNIIFDNKEQQMKLQKIVWPFLRREISKQLISDKRPIKLVELGAYLNSDGEFDDLFDEVILIHRNDSSIYDTLREKNHWSDGYIEKFLNVFFSDYNRNDFKLIVDNIETLERAVIQLELLTGVFVSYDYE; this is encoded by the coding sequence ATGATTTATTGTGTAACAGGGAGACCAGGGTCTGGTAAAACAACATTGTTAAAAACTATTGAAGGTCGTTATGCAGCTAAAGTACATGTTATTTATGCTGATGACATTGTTAAAAATACTTTGTATGTTGAACATCATCCATGTTTTTCTCAATTAGTTAGTAATTTTGGTGAAAAAGTAATTGCTAAAGAAAACAAAGATAACAAAACTATCGATCGCAAAGTGTTATTGAATATTATTTTTGATAATAAAGAACAGCAAATGAAATTACAAAAAATTGTTTGGCCATTCCTAAGAAGAGAAATATCAAAACAATTAATTTCGGATAAACGCCCAATTAAATTAGTAGAATTAGGTGCTTATTTAAATAGTGATGGAGAATTTGATGATTTATTTGACGAAGTCATCTTGATTCATCGCAATGACTCATCAATTTATGATACATTAAGAGAAAAAAATCATTGAAGTGACGGGTATATTGAAAAATTCTTAAATGTTTTTTTCTCAGATTATAATCGCAATGATTTTAAATTAATTGTCGATAATATTGAAACCTTGGAGAGAGCTGTTATACAATTAGAATTATTGACAGGAGTTTTTGTATCATACGACTATGAGTAA
- the dnaE gene encoding DNA polymerase III subunit alpha — translation MNVVVGINSSYSILNSLIKLEVLFDELKKEQVKYVGVFEVNNLYSLNRFNNLAIENNFVPIIGIDIECLENNFVLVAKNNNGYYQLVKINNLLNNQSKPLNSLTSLIDLITDDLICIIRSVKDVSNFKSIKNLFQNYLSKYSDIKKIYCPRIRFIKKSDSENYKVIRCIANQWKLEEFKETSDFVSLEDFIKSRLIEEIKKTTEQVFQSCDVKFEKQESQFIKYPTTTTLTSADMLKKYSESGLKARFLSMTNINEKIYYERLNYELKVINNLNFNDYFLVVYDYTTYARKKGIMVGFGRGSAAGSLVSYCLGITNVDPIKYNLIFERFLNPDRKSPPDIDIDFQDNRRDEVFNYILEKYSSNNVANIITFQTIKVKMAIRDIGRVLDIPLHEIDALAKLVSIHHDNDLDYVVNRTLAIKKKIAENKKIKKLFDICYAIIDNPRQVGQHAAGMIMSKKPLNDFIPININEDGLAVTQFDMNELEYWGLWKVDILGLKNLTILKDILILISKNHKKTISLEKLPINDKKTFTLLSSANTLGIFQLESYGMKNVLTMVEPNKFSDLCDIISLYRPGPQDQVELYAKRKKDNEQIKLDNDVLEKILKPTLGIIIYQEQIMQIASSFANLTLAQADNLRRGMSKKDQNLILQQKELFINGAIKKGYSETEANRIFDLIEKFAGYGFNKSHAVAYALLGYYLAYLKANYSEEFYTCLLSNNLGDYKKLSEYMREINSSSNVKVGNLKLNETKHYFVLLNQEIIPSIYIIKGFGRNYYELFDKERKISNFNNDPIETITRLVRAKISEKIIQSMIVLNAFQSNKYNQTTLLKNLNKIVKYSHIVINKNNEIDFSLVPKIELIQEQEDYPLLSNLEEESIGFNIYYSLDKVIKKQRNIPLTISEIKRNNITNFKICVQATYVKEVKTKNQKNICFLQTKDYTGELDFVVFENKYEELKPKLKSTNYLVIDATKSIKDNKISYIVKDIELIEVNNDKTQ, via the coding sequence ATGAATGTTGTTGTTGGAATAAATAGTAGTTACTCAATACTAAACTCACTAATCAAATTAGAAGTTTTATTTGATGAACTAAAAAAAGAACAAGTTAAATACGTTGGAGTATTTGAAGTAAATAATTTATATTCCTTAAATCGTTTTAATAATTTAGCTATTGAAAATAATTTTGTTCCAATTATTGGAATTGATATTGAATGTTTAGAAAATAATTTTGTTCTTGTTGCTAAAAACAATAATGGTTACTATCAATTAGTAAAAATTAATAACTTACTAAATAATCAATCAAAACCATTAAATTCTTTAACCTCATTAATCGATTTAATAACAGATGATTTAATTTGTATCATCAGAAGTGTTAAAGATGTTAGTAACTTTAAAAGTATTAAAAACTTATTTCAAAATTATTTATCTAAATATTCTGATATTAAAAAAATATATTGTCCAAGAATTAGATTTATAAAGAAAAGTGATTCTGAAAATTACAAAGTGATTAGATGTATTGCTAATCAATGAAAATTAGAAGAGTTTAAAGAAACTAGTGATTTTGTTTCCTTAGAAGACTTTATTAAATCAAGATTAATTGAAGAAATTAAAAAAACAACTGAACAGGTTTTTCAATCATGTGATGTTAAATTTGAAAAACAAGAATCACAATTTATAAAGTACCCAACTACAACTACTTTAACTTCAGCTGATATGCTTAAAAAATATTCCGAGTCAGGTCTTAAAGCGCGATTTTTGTCAATGACTAACATTAATGAAAAAATATATTACGAACGTTTAAATTATGAATTAAAAGTTATTAATAATTTAAACTTTAATGATTATTTTTTAGTTGTGTATGATTACACAACATATGCTCGTAAAAAAGGAATTATGGTAGGTTTTGGGCGAGGGAGTGCGGCTGGTTCATTAGTATCATATTGTCTTGGAATTACAAATGTTGACCCAATTAAATACAATTTAATTTTTGAACGATTTTTAAATCCAGATCGTAAAAGTCCACCAGATATAGATATTGATTTTCAAGATAATCGTCGCGATGAAGTTTTTAATTACATTTTAGAAAAATATTCATCAAATAATGTAGCAAACATTATTACTTTTCAGACAATTAAAGTAAAAATGGCAATCCGTGATATCGGAAGAGTTCTTGATATTCCATTACATGAAATTGATGCACTTGCCAAATTAGTTTCCATTCATCATGATAATGATTTAGATTACGTTGTTAATCGTACTTTAGCAATTAAGAAAAAAATTGCTGAGAATAAAAAAATCAAAAAATTATTTGATATTTGTTATGCCATTATTGATAATCCAAGACAAGTTGGACAACATGCTGCTGGAATGATTATGTCAAAAAAACCATTGAATGATTTCATTCCTATTAACATTAACGAGGATGGTTTAGCGGTAACGCAATTTGACATGAACGAATTGGAATATTGAGGTTTGTGAAAAGTTGATATTTTAGGATTGAAAAACTTAACAATTCTAAAAGATATTCTTATTTTAATTTCTAAGAATCACAAAAAAACAATTAGTTTAGAAAAACTACCAATTAATGATAAAAAAACATTTACATTACTTTCTAGTGCTAATACGCTAGGAATATTCCAATTGGAATCATACGGAATGAAAAATGTTTTAACGATGGTTGAACCTAATAAATTTAGTGATTTATGTGACATCATTAGTCTTTATCGACCAGGTCCGCAAGACCAAGTTGAATTATATGCTAAAAGAAAAAAAGATAATGAACAAATCAAACTTGATAACGATGTTCTTGAAAAAATTTTAAAACCAACTTTAGGAATAATTATTTATCAAGAACAAATTATGCAAATAGCTTCTAGTTTTGCCAATCTAACCTTGGCACAAGCTGATAATCTCCGAAGAGGGATGAGTAAAAAAGATCAAAATTTAATTCTTCAGCAAAAAGAATTATTTATCAACGGAGCGATTAAAAAGGGATATTCAGAAACTGAAGCTAATCGAATTTTTGATTTAATTGAAAAATTTGCAGGATATGGTTTTAATAAAAGTCATGCTGTTGCTTATGCTTTATTGGGATATTATTTGGCTTATTTAAAAGCAAATTATTCTGAAGAATTTTATACATGTCTTTTATCTAATAATCTAGGTGATTATAAAAAATTATCTGAGTACATGCGTGAAATTAATAGTTCAAGTAATGTAAAAGTTGGTAATTTAAAATTAAACGAAACAAAACATTATTTTGTATTACTAAATCAAGAAATTATTCCATCAATTTATATAATAAAAGGTTTTGGAAGAAACTATTATGAATTATTCGATAAAGAAAGAAAAATTAGTAATTTTAATAATGACCCAATTGAAACTATTACACGATTAGTTCGCGCTAAGATTTCTGAAAAAATAATTCAATCAATGATTGTCTTAAATGCTTTTCAATCAAATAAATATAACCAAACAACCTTATTAAAAAATTTAAATAAAATTGTAAAATATAGTCATATTGTTATCAATAAAAATAATGAAATAGATTTTTCATTAGTCCCAAAAATAGAACTAATTCAAGAACAAGAAGATTATCCATTACTATCTAATCTTGAAGAAGAATCAATTGGTTTTAATATTTATTATTCATTAGATAAAGTCATTAAAAAACAAAGAAATATTCCTTTGACTATTAGTGAAATTAAAAGAAACAATATAACTAATTTCAAAATATGCGTTCAAGCAACATATGTAAAAGAAGTTAAAACAAAAAACCAAAAAAATATTTGTTTTTTACAAACTAAAGATTACACAGGAGAATTAGATTTTGTCGTATTTGAAAATAAATACGAAGAATTAAAACCTAAACTTAAATCTACTAATTATTTAGTTATAGATGCGACTAAATCAATAAAAGATAATAAGATATCGTACATTGTAAAAGACATAGAATTGATCGAGGTCAATAATGACAAAACACAATAA
- a CDS encoding DHH family phosphoesterase: MSKLIKIILESENIILARHEFPDFDALGSQFGLFYWIKENFPTKKIYCLGTNVPNKFPDLFSEQKDISDEVFSNSLIIICDVRATDRVDDQRYKNSNNIFVIDHHIKKDEKTFEHDSIIIESASSTCEIIAQELLSVIDKYKLPIKSINSLFLGIVTDTGRFLYSNTNKNTYEVVLKFKELGLQEKPLYDKLTVSNLTSRKFSSQIINNMKITKKGVGYYILNPKVLKKSKMEYSEAKDYVFAMAGIEEVKIWAFCSYDIDKKQYRISLRSRNYNVNKIAAKYGGGGHMYASGCKVDKLSIFKKIINDLNLLIE; this comes from the coding sequence ATGTCAAAATTAATTAAAATAATTTTAGAATCAGAAAACATAATACTAGCAAGGCATGAATTTCCAGATTTTGATGCACTTGGCTCACAATTTGGATTATTTTATTGAATTAAAGAAAATTTTCCAACTAAAAAAATTTATTGTTTAGGAACAAACGTTCCAAATAAATTTCCTGATTTATTTTCTGAACAAAAAGATATTTCTGACGAGGTCTTTTCTAATTCATTAATTATTATTTGTGATGTTAGAGCAACAGACAGAGTAGATGACCAAAGATATAAGAATTCTAATAATATTTTTGTTATTGATCATCACATCAAAAAAGATGAAAAAACTTTTGAACACGATAGTATTATTATCGAAAGCGCTTCATCAACTTGTGAGATTATAGCTCAAGAATTATTATCTGTAATAGATAAATATAAATTACCAATCAAATCTATTAATTCATTATTCCTAGGAATAGTAACTGATACTGGAAGATTTTTATATTCAAATACTAATAAGAATACATATGAAGTAGTTTTAAAATTTAAAGAACTAGGCCTTCAAGAAAAACCGTTATATGACAAACTAACAGTTTCTAATTTAACCTCACGAAAATTTTCTTCTCAGATTATTAATAATATGAAAATTACTAAAAAAGGAGTAGGATATTACATTTTAAACCCTAAAGTTCTTAAAAAATCAAAAATGGAATATAGCGAAGCAAAAGACTACGTTTTTGCTATGGCTGGTATTGAAGAAGTTAAAATATGAGCATTTTGCAGTTACGATATTGATAAAAAACAATATCGTATTAGTTTAAGAAGTAGAAATTATAATGTTAATAAAATTGCAGCAAAATATGGTGGTGGTGGTCACATGTATGCTTCTGGATGTAAAGTAGATAAGTTATCAATTTTTAAAAAAATCATTAACGATCTAAACTTACTAATAGAATAA
- the mutM gene encoding DNA-formamidopyrimidine glycosylase, whose product MPELPEVETVRRFLDKSISHSKIVNINIYVPKSIKNASQEDFKLKLIGQRIEHISRKGKHILFILDDYVLISHLRMEGKYFYQKVDDEINKKHLMMEFFLSNGMVLRYLDTRKFGTFHLIEKKQWEKNPLVTKIGKELFDEDITVNYLKQSWHKRKNATIKLVLLEQNIIAGIGNIYADEILFKAKILPTRKIHELCDLEYQAIIDAYREIMAHAIEHKGTTIATFHSQQGVSGNYQKFLKVYGRSKQKCFICGTEIKKIKLNGRGTHYCPSCQK is encoded by the coding sequence ATGCCAGAACTTCCAGAAGTTGAAACCGTTAGAAGATTTTTAGATAAATCTATTTCACACAGCAAAATTGTTAATATAAATATTTATGTTCCTAAATCTATTAAAAATGCTTCCCAAGAGGATTTTAAGTTGAAATTAATAGGTCAGCGTATTGAACACATTTCTAGAAAAGGAAAACACATTTTATTTATTTTAGATGATTATGTTTTAATAAGCCATTTGCGAATGGAAGGAAAATATTTTTATCAAAAAGTAGATGATGAAATTAATAAAAAACATTTAATGATGGAATTTTTCTTGTCTAATGGAATGGTATTAAGATACCTTGATACGAGAAAATTTGGAACTTTTCACTTAATTGAAAAAAAACAATGAGAAAAAAATCCGCTAGTAACAAAAATTGGCAAAGAATTATTTGACGAAGATATTACTGTTAACTATTTAAAACAGTCATGGCATAAACGAAAAAATGCTACTATAAAATTAGTTTTACTAGAGCAAAACATAATTGCTGGTATTGGAAATATTTATGCTGATGAAATTCTTTTTAAGGCTAAAATACTACCGACAAGAAAAATTCACGAACTATGCGATTTAGAATATCAAGCAATTATTGATGCTTATCGCGAAATAATGGCTCATGCCATTGAACATAAAGGAACAACGATTGCTACATTTCACAGCCAGCAAGGTGTCTCAGGGAATTATCAAAAATTTTTAAAGGTGTATGGTCGAAGCAAACAGAAATGTTTTATTTGCGGAACAGAAATTAAAAAAATAAAATTAAATGGCAGAGGAACTCATTATTGTCCATCTTGTCAAAAATAG
- a CDS encoding Ppx/GppA phosphatase family protein, translated as MTKHNNELWIIDLSALLYRIHYGMGNIVLKTKTGQPTAVIRGVINIIERFIFDHNITHIAFACDVSGETFRSMSYENYKAKRKPMPEDLVAQLEPIREYLNLRKFSSYAKEKYEADDVIATIATRAIQEDPNIRVKILTSDKDMLQLVNDNISILRITSGFKNFDEFNIYNFEKKTKLLPSQIIDLKIMLGDKSDNYPGIRGIGEKTAMELLKQYGSLDGIYENLASIKSNKHRDAFINEKSKVTMIRELATIIDDVDIDFRLKNNFINYNEIFNNWNGIKNYIDKYELYSIKNNLRGRYHNQTRVMIIDLGSNSIKYSIYYCLSEHNFNLIEHKNRFIKLIDFVENSQISTEKMATIVDEIKKFVEPSLKKYNIQLEKVIAFGTEWIRLIKNRKEFVEMFQKELNIKLEIISPGAECKYNWLAYKNDQIHLNNVIVMDIGGGSVEFIHIEEETPRDKYSISMGLNVLKNRNCSTKMIFEPELKNVEKDIKKLLPDISIKEHPFIYCSSGAFYSVMELLQYFENLKFINKFVSLSELENLYKEIVNYDFNDFYKINTFNQARADIIKIALLILICAGKKFGVENFVLGQKSIREGYLINFINQLKKGK; from the coding sequence ATGACAAAACACAATAATGAACTATGAATAATTGATTTAAGTGCCTTACTTTATCGAATTCATTACGGAATGGGTAATATCGTTTTAAAAACAAAAACTGGGCAACCGACTGCTGTTATTCGGGGAGTAATTAATATTATCGAAAGATTTATTTTTGATCATAATATTACTCATATTGCCTTTGCTTGTGATGTTTCTGGAGAAACATTTCGCTCAATGAGTTATGAAAACTATAAAGCCAAAAGAAAACCAATGCCAGAAGACTTAGTAGCTCAACTTGAACCAATTAGAGAGTATTTGAATTTGAGAAAATTTAGTTCTTATGCAAAAGAAAAATATGAAGCTGATGACGTGATCGCTACAATCGCAACAAGAGCAATTCAAGAAGATCCTAATATTCGTGTGAAGATATTAACATCTGACAAGGATATGTTGCAATTAGTAAATGACAATATTTCTATTCTTCGTATTACATCAGGGTTTAAAAATTTCGATGAATTTAATATTTATAACTTTGAGAAAAAAACAAAATTATTACCATCTCAAATTATCGACTTAAAAATCATGCTTGGGGACAAATCTGATAATTACCCAGGTATTCGTGGGATCGGCGAAAAAACGGCTATGGAGTTATTGAAACAATATGGTAGTTTGGATGGGATTTATGAAAATTTAGCTTCCATCAAAAGCAATAAACATCGCGACGCATTTATTAATGAAAAGAGCAAGGTAACGATGATTCGCGAATTAGCAACCATTATCGATGATGTTGATATCGATTTTCGCTTAAAAAATAATTTTATTAATTATAATGAAATTTTTAATAATTGAAATGGAATTAAAAATTATATCGATAAATATGAATTATATAGTATTAAAAATAATTTAAGAGGAAGATATCATAATCAAACCAGAGTAATGATAATTGATCTTGGAAGTAATTCAATAAAATATAGTATTTATTACTGTTTATCTGAACATAACTTTAATTTAATTGAGCACAAAAATAGATTTATTAAGTTAATTGATTTTGTTGAAAATTCACAAATTAGCACAGAAAAAATGGCAACAATTGTTGATGAAATTAAAAAATTTGTTGAGCCATCTCTTAAAAAATACAATATCCAATTAGAGAAAGTGATAGCTTTTGGAACTGAATGAATTAGATTAATTAAAAATCGTAAAGAATTTGTTGAAATGTTCCAAAAAGAATTGAATATTAAATTAGAAATTATTTCGCCTGGCGCTGAATGTAAATATAATTGATTGGCATATAAAAATGATCAAATCCATTTAAATAACGTGATTGTTATGGATATTGGTGGAGGTAGTGTTGAATTTATTCATATTGAAGAAGAAACTCCTCGCGATAAATATTCAATTTCAATGGGATTGAATGTTTTAAAAAATAGAAATTGCTCAACTAAAATGATTTTTGAACCAGAACTTAAAAATGTGGAAAAAGATATCAAAAAACTTCTTCCAGATATTTCAATTAAAGAACATCCATTTATTTATTGTAGTAGTGGGGCATTTTATTCTGTTATGGAATTATTGCAATATTTTGAAAACCTCAAGTTTATCAATAAATTTGTATCCTTATCGGAATTAGAAAATTTATATAAAGAAATTGTTAATTATGATTTTAATGACTTTTATAAAATTAATACATTTAATCAAGCGCGTGCTGATATTATCAAAATTGCTTTATTGATTTTGATTTGTGCTGGCAAAAAATTCGGAGTTGAAAATTTTGTTCTTGGACAAAAATCAATTCGCGAGGGATATTTAATTAATTTTATTAATCAATTGAAAAAGGGGAAATAA